DNA from Bacillota bacterium:
CGGAAGGCAACGACGGTGGAGTATGCCTGGGAGCCGTAGACGATGGGAAGTTTCCCGTACAGTTTGGCAGCGAGCTGCTTGGCGGGATTTTTCTCGAAGGGCACATCAGCGTTCCACTGTTCGCGCGCCTTTTCCAGCAGCGCGATGGCGTTCTGCAGGTCGCCGGTGGGGTCACGGCGGATAACGCCCACCTTGTGCGCTGCCATCAGCATGGGGATAAACAGGTAGCCCATCGCGCTGCGCGGAGGCTGTCCCTTGGGGATGAACGCCACCGGTGTGCCGTAATGGGCGGCACGCTGAGCCAGTTCGCCTCCGCTGGTGACGCACGCCAGCAGCGCGCCCCTGTCCTGCGCGTCCTCAAACGCGCTCAGCGTTTCCTCGGTGTTGCCGGAATAGCTGGCGGCAATCACAAAGGTGCGGTCGTTCACGAAGGCGGGCATCTGATAGTCCCTGTTCACCACCAGAGGAACCTCGCCGTTATCTTCCACCAGCACGCGCAACAGGTCACCCCCTACCGCCGAGCCACCCAAGCCCGTTACCACCACGTTCTGGATGGGCAGGCGCGGCGTGGGGGGATTGAACTGCATCGCGATATCCAGAGCCTTTCGGCACTGTTCGGGGAACTCGTGAGTCAGGGGGATCATGTTCTGCGCGTCCAGCGCGGCACGACGCGCCGCATCGTCCAGCACGCTGGTGTCTACCGCCATTCGGTCAGACATTACCTGATTTCCTCCTCCGTAAAAGTATAGAGGGACACGTTCCGCCGTGCCCTCATCGCCTGTCAAGCCGTTATCTTCTAGTGGTTATGCTCCGTCGCGATCGCAGCCTGCGTCCACAGGAGCAGGAAGGACCGGACGGAGCCTTGTTCCTTCGACCCTCAGGAGCCAGCGCAGGAGTTACGCTTTCTGCGTCGCCCCAAAGGCGTTTACTCTGCCACAAAGGGCAGCAGAGCCAGGTGTCGCGCTCGCTTGATGGCCTTCGCCAGCTGGCGCTGGTGTTTGGCGCAGTTACCGCTGGTGCGCCGCGCGATAATCTTGCCTCTGTCGGTGACGTAACGGCGCAGGCGCGGCACGTTTTTATAGTCAATGTAGGCGATTTTCTCTACGCAGAAGCCGCATACCTTGCGGCGTCTCCGATAGCGCGGTTTACTGGTCATCATTTCCTCCATTTATTCCTCTTCGGTGTCCGCAAACGGGTCGTAGTCGTCAAACTCTTCCTCTTCCGGGAACTCTTCGTCACCCAGGAAGGGGTCGCTCACATCTTCCGGTACCGTCTGCACGGGCGGTGTAGAGGCTCTGGGCGTTGCGGTCACCGCACTGACAGGGGGTGGCGGGGTCTCATCGATAACAGCTTCGGCTTCACGAGCGCGCTCCAGCCCGGCAAGGCGGTCAACCACAATCTCGTAGGAGCGTCGCCGCTCACCTTGAGGCGATACCCAGTCACGCACCTGCAAGCGTCCTTCCGCCAGAATCAGACGCCCTTTTTTCAGGTAGTTGATGGCGAACTCTGCCTGCTGTCGCCACGCCACCAGGTCAATGAAATCGGTCTCTCGCTCACCTGTCTCGCGGTTCCGAGGTCGGTCTACTGCCAGACGCATCCGCGCCAGAGTGACGCCCTCCGGTGTGGAACGGTACTCCGGGTCCCGGACGAGTCGCCCGATAAGGATAACGCGGTTGTACATGGTACATTCCCCTTCCTGAGCGCGAAGTGGTGTTTAAGCCTGTTCTTGCTCGGTACTGGCTGTTTCCTCGTCCTCTGCAGCGATTTCCTCATCGCCCTTTTGCTCGGGCGCAGGCTCCGTCTGCGGGGACTCCACTGCCTCGGCGGCGGCTTCCTGCGCCACCTCCTCCTGGTCGCCCGCTTCCGCTGCTTCTTGCGGAGCCTCTTCAGGTACCTCCTCGGCTGGGGGAACGGTCAGCACCAGGTGCGGTTTATCGTGACGGATGATGAGATGGCGAATCACCTCATCACTGATTCGGAACAGCCTGTCCAGCTCCGCGGGAACCTGCGGGTCGGCGCGGAAATACATCAGCACGTAGGTGGCTTCCTGCACCTTGTTGATGGGATACGCCAGACGACGGCGGTCCCACTTACCGGAGTGTTCGATAACGCCTCCTGCGTTCTCCACTACCTGATTGTAGCGAGCGATAATCTCCGCCGCTCGCTCGTCGTCCACGCTGGGGTGGACGAGGTACATGGCTTCGTAAAACGGCACTGTCTTGTTTCCTCCCTCTGGACTGATTTGACTCCACCTCTACCGGGTGGAGCAGGAAGGGTGCTTTTAAGCCTCACGTTATTATACTATTGCGGGTGTGGAGTTTGCAAGGGTGAGGTCACTTCATCGGTTGCAAAACCGATAACCTCTCGCTATAATGAGCTGCGGTATCACGACGGATTGAGGGCAAAACAATGACCAAACCACAGGCGGATATCGGTGTGTTTGGCGGTTCAGGATTCTACCGCTTTCTGGAAAACGTTCAAGAGATAAAGATAGAGACCCCTTACGGGGCACCCAGTGACCACATCGCGCTGGCAGAGGTGGATGGCAAGCGGGTCGCCTTTCTGCCCCGGCATGGGCGACACCATAGCATTCCCCCGCACAAGATTAACTTCCGCGCCAACCTGTGGGCGATGAAAGAGCTGGGGGTCACGCGCATCATCAGCCCCTTTGCGGCGGGAAGCCTGCAGGCACACATCCACCCCGGCGACTTCGTGGTGGTGGACCAGTATGTCGACCGCACGCACGGACGGGCGGATACCTTCTACGAAGGGCCCATTGTCACGCACGTCTCGCCCGCCGACCCCTACTGCCCCACCCTGCGCCAGATAGCCATCGACGTCATTCGGGAACAGGGCATTACCTGCCACGAGCGCGGCACGGTGGTGGTCATCCAGGGACCGCGCTTTTCCACCAAAGCGGAGAGCCAGTGGTATACCTCCATGGGGTGGGAGGTCATCAGTATGACCCAGTACCCCGAGGCGTATCTGGCACGCGAGCTGGCGATGTGCGTGGTGGGCATCTCACTCATCACGGACTACGACAGCGGGCTGGTGATGGGCGGGCAGGTTCCGCCCGTCACCACCAAAGAGGTGCTGGAGGTGTTCCAGCGCAACTCAGAGCGCATCAAAAACGTGGTGCTGGAAATGATTAAACGCATTCCTGCGGAGCGCGACTGCCCCTGCCCGCACGTGCTGGACCACGCCCGCATCGAGGTGTAACATGGAGATTCGCCCTGTGCGCTGGGAAAACGACGTGCTGGTGCTGATAGACCAGACTCAACTGCCGCACCGCTATGTGGAGGTGCGCTACACGGACTGGCGAGCCGTGGCAGAGGCAATCCGGCAGATGGTGGTGCGGGGTGCGCCAGCCATCGGAGCGGCGGCAGCTTGCGGGCTGGTGCTGGCGGCGGAGTCCATCCCGGAACAGGAGATGCCCGCTTTCCGCCAGCAGTGGCTGGCTTCGTCCGATGTTTTCGCTGCGACCCGTCCCACGGCGGTGAACCTGTTCTGGGCGATTGAACGCATGAAGCGGGTTCTGCACACCTGCCGGTCGCCGGAGGAGGCGCGTCGTCGTCTGCGCGAGGAGAGCGAGCGCATTCTGGAAGAGGACATCCGCGCCAACCGGGCTCTCGGACAACACGGGCAAACGCTCATCCCCGACGGCGCGCGCATCCTGACGCATTGCAACGCGGGCGCGCTGGCAACAGTGGGCTACGGCACGGCATTGGGCGTGATTCGGGCAGCGGTAGAGGCAGGCAAGAAGGTGCAGGTGTACGCCGACGAGACGCGCCCACGCCTGCAGGGGATGCAACTCACCGCATGGGAGCTGGTGCAGGAGGACATCCCTGTCACGGTGATTACCGACAACATGGCAGGGATGCTGATGCGCAGGGGCGAAATCGACGTGGTGGTGGTTGGGGCAGACCGAATCGCCGCCAACGGCGATGTGGCAAACAAGGTGGGCACCTACAGCGTGGCGGTGCTGGCAAGGCATCACGGCATTCCGTTCTACGTCGCTGCGCCCACTTCGACGATAGACCTGTCGGTGGCGGACGGTTCGGGCATCCCGATTGAGGAGCGGTCGCCGGAAGAGGTCACACACATCGCGGGTTACCGCGTCGCGCCCGAAGGAGTACGCGTGATCAACCCCGCATTTGATGTCACACCGGCGGAGCTGGTCACTGCGATTGTCACCGAGGTGGGCATCGCGCGACCGCCCTATACGGTTTCGCTGGCTGAGATGGTTCCAGGCACGGGGGAGGGTTAAACGATGGCAGAACTGCTGGCAGAGAAACTCATCCGCAACATCCCCGACTTTCCGCAGCCGGGGGTGCTGTTCCGCGACATCACACCGGTATTGCAGAACCCGCAGGCACTGCGCGAAGTGGTGGAGAAGATGACGGAATACGCCCGCAACCGCCAGCCCGACGTGATTGTGGGCATCGAGTCGCGCGGGTTCGTGTTCGGCATACCGATTGCGCTGGAGCTGGGCGTGGGGTTCGTGCCGGTGCGCAAGCTGGGGAAGCTGCCTTACAAAAAGATTGTGGAAGAGTATGCGCTGGAGTACGGCACCAACGCCATGGAAATGCACGTAGACGCGGTGCAACCGGGGCAGCGCGTGGTGATTGTGGACGACCTGCTGGCAACAGGAGGCACTGCAGCGGCAGCAGCCAGACTGGTGGAACGACTGGGCGGCATTGTGGCGGGCTTTGATTTCCTCATCGAGCTGGAGTTCCTGAAGGGACGGAAGATGCTGCATGGCTACGATGTCTTC
Protein-coding regions in this window:
- a CDS encoding bifunctional phosphoglucose/phosphomannose isomerase, whose protein sequence is MSDRMAVDTSVLDDAARRAALDAQNMIPLTHEFPEQCRKALDIAMQFNPPTPRLPIQNVVVTGLGGSAVGGDLLRVLVEDNGEVPLVVNRDYQMPAFVNDRTFVIAASYSGNTEETLSAFEDAQDRGALLACVTSGGELAQRAAHYGTPVAFIPKGQPPRSAMGYLFIPMLMAAHKVGVIRRDPTGDLQNAIALLEKAREQWNADVPFEKNPAKQLAAKLYGKLPIVYGSQAYSTVVAFRWKTQLNENTKIHAYSNGYPEMNHNEILGWVLAKQQVPNLAVVLLRDQMERPKIVARVETTRRLFARAADVHEVFAEGQSLLARMLHAIYLGDWVSCYLALLYGVNPTDISYINLLKAVLEKIDEDDPTYTEVLQKELQAIG
- the rpsR gene encoding 30S ribosomal protein S18, whose protein sequence is MTSKPRYRRRRKVCGFCVEKIAYIDYKNVPRLRRYVTDRGKIIARRTSGNCAKHQRQLAKAIKRARHLALLPFVAE
- a CDS encoding single-stranded DNA-binding protein; this translates as MYNRVILIGRLVRDPEYRSTPEGVTLARMRLAVDRPRNRETGERETDFIDLVAWRQQAEFAINYLKKGRLILAEGRLQVRDWVSPQGERRRSYEIVVDRLAGLERAREAEAVIDETPPPPVSAVTATPRASTPPVQTVPEDVSDPFLGDEEFPEEEEFDDYDPFADTEEE
- the rpsF gene encoding 30S ribosomal protein S6, translated to MPFYEAMYLVHPSVDDERAAEIIARYNQVVENAGGVIEHSGKWDRRRLAYPINKVQEATYVLMYFRADPQVPAELDRLFRISDEVIRHLIIRHDKPHLVLTVPPAEEVPEEAPQEAAEAGDQEEVAQEAAAEAVESPQTEPAPEQKGDEEIAAEDEETASTEQEQA
- a CDS encoding S-methyl-5'-thioadenosine phosphorylase, which gives rise to MTKPQADIGVFGGSGFYRFLENVQEIKIETPYGAPSDHIALAEVDGKRVAFLPRHGRHHSIPPHKINFRANLWAMKELGVTRIISPFAAGSLQAHIHPGDFVVVDQYVDRTHGRADTFYEGPIVTHVSPADPYCPTLRQIAIDVIREQGITCHERGTVVVIQGPRFSTKAESQWYTSMGWEVISMTQYPEAYLARELAMCVVGISLITDYDSGLVMGGQVPPVTTKEVLEVFQRNSERIKNVVLEMIKRIPAERDCPCPHVLDHARIEV
- the mtnA gene encoding S-methyl-5-thioribose-1-phosphate isomerase, which gives rise to MEIRPVRWENDVLVLIDQTQLPHRYVEVRYTDWRAVAEAIRQMVVRGAPAIGAAAACGLVLAAESIPEQEMPAFRQQWLASSDVFAATRPTAVNLFWAIERMKRVLHTCRSPEEARRRLREESERILEEDIRANRALGQHGQTLIPDGARILTHCNAGALATVGYGTALGVIRAAVEAGKKVQVYADETRPRLQGMQLTAWELVQEDIPVTVITDNMAGMLMRRGEIDVVVVGADRIAANGDVANKVGTYSVAVLARHHGIPFYVAAPTSTIDLSVADGSGIPIEERSPEEVTHIAGYRVAPEGVRVINPAFDVTPAELVTAIVTEVGIARPPYTVSLAEMVPGTGEG
- a CDS encoding adenine phosphoribosyltransferase gives rise to the protein MAELLAEKLIRNIPDFPQPGVLFRDITPVLQNPQALREVVEKMTEYARNRQPDVIVGIESRGFVFGIPIALELGVGFVPVRKLGKLPYKKIVEEYALEYGTNAMEMHVDAVQPGQRVVIVDDLLATGGTAAAAARLVERLGGIVAGFDFLIELEFLKGRKMLHGYDVFTLIRFP